A genome region from Primulina eburnea isolate SZY01 chromosome 9, ASM2296580v1, whole genome shotgun sequence includes the following:
- the LOC140842147 gene encoding uncharacterized protein At3g49055 isoform X2: protein MGLMRIISGLEEGGLENFGEEREENEHDLENDELSVESDLVLRLINMISLKLNHYKDSNIKEKRELETRLVNLEEENKDINSLLRIALVEKETLEKNLSKLKGENEQKRLAILQIAEKGLQKVGFGFMMGFGYNDQNSDANSGTKSDDSEHAEEVVNLASAMEKIMKNLRQEIAELRSSLQESRLETENLLSMTFKQDEKLAERTRKIKELEDTEAKLMQNVEALLLEIKETEEEATRWREACELEAEAGKNAVMERDKLHFETRTRKKECSFGRIKW from the exons ATGGGATTGATGAGAATAATCTCGGGTTTAGAAGAGGGCGGGCTCGAAAATTTTGGCGAAGAACGTGAAGAAAATGAACATGATCTTGAAAATGATGAGTTATCAGTGGAATCAGATCTTGTTTTGAGacttataaatatgatctcactgAAACTCAATCATTATAAGGATTCAAATATAAAGGAGAAGAGGGAGTTGGAGACCAGATTGGTGAATTTGGAGGAAGAAAACAAAGATATCAACAGCTTGCTTAGAATTGCATTGGTGGAGAAAGAGACACTGGAGAAGAATTTAAGTAAGTTAAAGGGAGAAAATGAGCAAAAAAGATTGGCAATTTTACAGATTGCCGAAAAGGGTTTGCAAAAAGTCGGATTCGGATTTATGATGGGATTTGGATACAATGATCAGAATTCGGATGCAAATTCCGGGACTAAATCAGACGACAGTGAACATGCAGAGGAAGTTGTCAATCTG GCTTCAGCTATGGAGAAAATCATGAAGAATTTGCGACAGGAGATTGCTGAATTGAGGAGCTCTTTACAAGAATCAAG GTTAGAAACAGAGAACCTACTGAGCATGACATTCAAGCAAGATGAAAAATTAGCCGAAAGAACGAGAAAAATCAAAGAATTAGAAGACACAGAAGCAAAGCTAATGCAAAAT GTTGAAGCATTACTTTTAGAAATCAAAGAAACTGAAGAAGAAGCCACAAGATGGAGGGAAGCTTGTGAATTGGAAGCAGAAGCTGGGAAAAACGCCGTTATGGAGCGTGACAAACTG CATTTTGAAACAAGAACTCGAAAGAAAGAGTGTAGCTTTGGACGTATCAAATGGTAA
- the LOC140842147 gene encoding uncharacterized protein At3g49055 isoform X1 produces MGLMRIISGLEEGGLENFGEEREENEHDLENDELSVESDLVLRLINMISLKLNHYKDSNIKEKRELETRLVNLEEENKDINSLLRIALVEKETLEKNLSKLKGENEQKRLAILQIAEKGLQKVGFGFMMGFGYNDQNSDANSGTKSDDSEHAEEVVNLASAMEKIMKNLRQEIAELRSSLQESRLETENLLSMTFKQDEKLAERTRKIKELEDTEAKLMQNVEALLLEIKETEEEATRWREACELEAEAGKNAVMERDKLISILKQELERKSVALDVSNGKLTLKNELVNAADVAREAAERSLRLADSRAAGLHERIEELTKQLEDCEKSKTRRRIRYICWPFPLNPANSPASGIRNVKRMVPEMLALDN; encoded by the exons ATGGGATTGATGAGAATAATCTCGGGTTTAGAAGAGGGCGGGCTCGAAAATTTTGGCGAAGAACGTGAAGAAAATGAACATGATCTTGAAAATGATGAGTTATCAGTGGAATCAGATCTTGTTTTGAGacttataaatatgatctcactgAAACTCAATCATTATAAGGATTCAAATATAAAGGAGAAGAGGGAGTTGGAGACCAGATTGGTGAATTTGGAGGAAGAAAACAAAGATATCAACAGCTTGCTTAGAATTGCATTGGTGGAGAAAGAGACACTGGAGAAGAATTTAAGTAAGTTAAAGGGAGAAAATGAGCAAAAAAGATTGGCAATTTTACAGATTGCCGAAAAGGGTTTGCAAAAAGTCGGATTCGGATTTATGATGGGATTTGGATACAATGATCAGAATTCGGATGCAAATTCCGGGACTAAATCAGACGACAGTGAACATGCAGAGGAAGTTGTCAATCTG GCTTCAGCTATGGAGAAAATCATGAAGAATTTGCGACAGGAGATTGCTGAATTGAGGAGCTCTTTACAAGAATCAAG GTTAGAAACAGAGAACCTACTGAGCATGACATTCAAGCAAGATGAAAAATTAGCCGAAAGAACGAGAAAAATCAAAGAATTAGAAGACACAGAAGCAAAGCTAATGCAAAAT GTTGAAGCATTACTTTTAGAAATCAAAGAAACTGAAGAAGAAGCCACAAGATGGAGGGAAGCTTGTGAATTGGAAGCAGAAGCTGGGAAAAACGCCGTTATGGAGCGTGACAAACTG ATCAGCATTTTGAAACAAGAACTCGAAAGAAAGAGTGTAGCTTTGGACGTATCAAATGGTAAGCTAACGCTGAAAAACGAGCTTGTAAACGCTGCAGATGTTGCACGCGAAGCAGCCGAAAGATCCCTTCGGCTGGCTGATAGCCGAGCTGCAGGATTACACGAAAGGATCGAGGAATTAACGAAGCAATTAGAAGATTGCGAAAAGAGCAAGACTAGGCGTAGAATAAGGTATATTTGTTGGCCTTTCCCTCTGAATCCTGCTAATAGTCCTGCCAGTGGGATTAGGAATGTGAAGCGGATGGTACCTGAAATGCTAGCATTGGATAACTAG